AAAATCGGTTTTTGAAGATTTTCAAGTATTCTAACTCCAAGTTTACCAGTAATTCTTTCAACCATTACTGTATACCGTAAATCTCCCATTAAAACTAAATCATAATTTTGAGATTCATTCATAATTGTCTTAAATGTATCTCCTTTTTTGTGAATAAGGTTATAGTTTTCTCCAAATCTTTGAGCTAGGCTGTTTTCATCATCTTCTTCAACATTTACACGCAGTACATTTACCTTTTGCTCACCAAATATATGGAAAAAAGTAAATAATGTCTTATTTGCATTATAAGCCCCGTCATCAAGCAATACTAAATTATCCAGTCTGAAATTTTCCACATTTGGTAAAATAATTAATGGCTTGAATATGCTTCTTAAAATTTCCTTTAATACAGGAGTTACTTTTTCATTTTTTACAAGCACAAGCAAATCATATTTTTTCAATTCTTCCAGGATAATTTCAGAAGTTTCCCCATCCTTTGTGTAAAAATTTGAAATATCAGCTGTCATTTTTTCCTTAATTTTTTTTACAGTTTTTTCTTCCAGTTCCCTATATTCCTTAAAGGCATAATTTGCTCCGATATTTAGCCCCATACCTTCAATGCTTACAGGAAAGACTTCGTATTTTAAGACATCCTTGATGTAGATAACATCAATTTCAACATCATATTTTTTCTTAAAAATTCCCGCAAAATTAACCAATGGCTGTATTTCATTTTCTGCTGTAACTAAAAATAATGCTTTTTTT
The DNA window shown above is from Leptotrichia wadei and carries:
- a CDS encoding GntR family transcriptional regulator, with amino-acid sequence MLQKKALFLVTAENEIQPLVNFAGIFKKKYDVEIDVIYIKDVLKYEVFPVSIEGMGLNIGANYAFKEYRELEEKTVKKIKEKMTADISNFYTKDGETSEIILEELKKYDLLVLVKNEKVTPVLKEILRSIFKPLIILPNVENFRLDNLVLLDDGAYNANKTLFTFFHIFGEQKVNVLRVNVEEDDENSLAQRFGENYNLIHKKGDTFKTIMNESQNYDLVLMGDLRYTVMVERITGKLGVRILENLQKPIFIV